The following coding sequences are from one Streptomyces dengpaensis window:
- a CDS encoding FkbM family methyltransferase: MRVLDLGSGAAVVYRRGERTRVPVGRGADLVLRGSAATWTNVPLGDTGARLILDEKATAADERRFQIAAARYLCGQHVAALLDRYEVNCVFDVGANSGQYGRQLRRLGYAGRIVSFEPTAEAFAKLHKSAEEDPDWWVYQIGLGREDATQSIHVGWNTMNSLLPPSDYGKDRYKRFAKTRTEDIEIRRLDGVMDKALAGIADPRPYLKMDTQGYDLEVFAGAGERVAEFVGMQSEVATLRLYEGSPRMNEAIAVYEESGFEITGMYPVSREAATGRVVEFDCVMVRAAAVPAAD; the protein is encoded by the coding sequence GTGCGGGTACTGGATCTCGGTTCGGGTGCGGCGGTGGTCTACCGGCGCGGCGAACGCACCCGCGTTCCGGTGGGGCGGGGCGCCGACCTGGTGCTGCGCGGCAGCGCCGCGACGTGGACGAACGTGCCCCTCGGTGACACCGGCGCCCGCCTCATCCTCGACGAGAAGGCGACGGCGGCCGACGAACGCCGTTTCCAGATCGCGGCGGCGAGGTACCTGTGCGGCCAGCACGTCGCCGCCCTCCTCGACCGGTACGAGGTGAACTGCGTCTTCGACGTGGGCGCCAACTCCGGTCAGTACGGACGGCAGTTGCGCCGCCTCGGCTACGCCGGCCGGATCGTGTCCTTCGAACCCACGGCGGAGGCGTTCGCCAAGCTTCACAAGTCCGCCGAGGAGGATCCCGACTGGTGGGTGTACCAGATCGGCCTGGGCCGCGAGGACGCCACCCAGTCCATCCATGTGGGCTGGAACACCATGAACTCCCTGCTCCCGCCCAGCGATTACGGCAAGGACCGCTACAAGCGGTTCGCGAAGACCCGTACGGAGGACATCGAGATCCGGCGGCTCGACGGGGTGATGGACAAGGCGCTGGCCGGGATCGCCGACCCCCGGCCCTACCTGAAGATGGACACCCAGGGGTACGACCTGGAGGTGTTCGCGGGCGCCGGGGAGCGTGTGGCCGAATTCGTCGGGATGCAGTCGGAGGTCGCGACGCTGCGGCTGTACGAGGGCAGCCCGCGGATGAACGAGGCGATCGCCGTGTACGAGGAGAGCGGGTTCGAGATCACGGGCATGTACCCGGTGTCGAGGGAAGCGGCCACGGGGAGGGTCGTGGAGTTCGACTGCGTGATGGTGCGCGCGGCTGCCGTACCGGCCGCTGACTAG
- a CDS encoding ATP-binding protein, whose product MRAHQRAVRSAARVEYTLPRAAVSAGRARRLTSAFLTRPRPRMAPPTADQVDDATLIASELVANAVRHGRTGCRLRLQLGHGQLTVEVHDDSPGRPCVGLLDADSESGRGLAMVEQLAYSLEVVSAGFGGKTVRAVLTV is encoded by the coding sequence ATGCGTGCGCACCAGCGCGCCGTCCGGTCGGCCGCCCGTGTGGAGTACACCCTGCCGCGCGCGGCCGTTTCGGCGGGCAGGGCCCGCAGGCTGACGTCGGCGTTCCTCACCCGGCCGCGGCCACGGATGGCGCCGCCGACCGCCGACCAGGTCGACGACGCCACGCTGATCGCCTCCGAGCTCGTCGCCAACGCCGTACGGCACGGCCGCACCGGCTGCCGGCTGCGCCTGCAGCTGGGGCACGGGCAACTGACCGTCGAGGTCCATGACGACAGCCCCGGCCGGCCCTGCGTCGGCCTGCTGGACGCCGACTCGGAGAGCGGGCGCGGCCTCGCGATGGTTGAGCAGCTCGCGTACAGCCTCGAGGTGGTCAGCGCCGGTTTCGGCGGCAAGACGGTGCGCGCGGTGCTGACGGTCTGA
- a CDS encoding cold-shock protein translates to MATGTVKWFNAEKGFGFIEQDGGGADVFAHYSNIATSGFRELQEGQKVTFDVTQGQKGPQAENIVPA, encoded by the coding sequence ATGGCTACTGGCACCGTGAAGTGGTTCAACGCGGAAAAGGGCTTCGGCTTCATCGAGCAGGACGGCGGCGGCGCCGACGTTTTCGCTCACTACTCGAACATCGCCACCTCCGGCTTCCGTGAGCTCCAGGAAGGCCAGAAGGTGACGTTCGACGTCACGCAGGGCCAGAAGGGCCCGCAGGCGGAGAACATCGTCCCCGCCTAG
- a CDS encoding MerR family transcriptional regulator: protein MHFPQGSSETPTDRFEDDDYPAYTMGRAAEMIGATPAFLRAVGEAGLITPLRSEGGHRRYSRGQLRVAARARELVDQGTPVEAACRIVTLEDRLDEALRLNAELLRSTATQDA, encoded by the coding sequence ATGCACTTTCCCCAGGGATCTTCAGAGACCCCCACCGACCGGTTCGAAGACGACGACTACCCCGCGTACACCATGGGCCGCGCGGCCGAGATGATCGGCGCCACCCCCGCGTTCCTGCGTGCCGTCGGCGAGGCGGGTCTGATCACCCCGCTGCGGTCCGAGGGCGGCCACCGCCGCTACTCGCGCGGCCAGCTGCGTGTCGCCGCCCGCGCCCGCGAACTGGTCGACCAGGGCACGCCCGTCGAGGCGGCGTGCCGCATCGTCACCCTGGAGGACCGCCTCGACGAGGCCCTGCGGCTCAACGCGGAACTGCTCCGGTCGACGGCGACACAGGACGCCTGA